ACCGCTTGACGATATTATAGCTCAATGAGAGCCCGAGTCCGGTGCCCGTGCCTACTTCCTTGGTTGTGTAAAAGGGGTCGAAGATCTTTTCAAGGTCCTGTCCGGCAATCCCGATGCCGGTGTCCGCCAACTCGATCACAATTGAATTTGTTCCCGACTCGTTCCGTTCCTGTCTTGTCGTAACCGTCAGTTTCCCACCTTCGGGCATCGCATCCAGGGCATTCAGGATGATATTCATGAAGACCTGGGACACCTGCCCTTCGTCGATCATGGTTTGAGGGAGGCTGGGATCAAAAAAAGACAGAATTTCTATCGTGTTTTTCATTCGCTTGTCGAGACGCATGAGGTCGAGGGTTGACTGCAGGACGTCATTAAGCTGCACGGGTCTTATTTTCAGCGAATCGGCGCGCGCAAAGGTGGACATGTGCCGCACGATATCCGTGATCCGCTGGATGTGGTTGTTGATGATGTCGAGGCTTTTTTGTGAAAATTCGTCCGTTGCCATTTCCCGGAGCAGCTGGGCAAAGGTCGAGATCGAGGTGAGGGGATTGCCGATCTCGTGGGCGACGCCGGCCGCGAGCCTGCCGAGCGAAGCAAGTTTTTCCGAGTGCATGACCTGCTGTTCGAGCTTCTTCGCCGTGGCGGTCCCCTTGTCGACCTTGTCTTCGAGCTCGACGGTGTACTGCTTGAGCGCCTCCTCAAGGTGGACCCGCTTCGTGACGTTGTTGCTCGATATCAGAATGCCGGAAATCGTATTTTCGATGATGAGCGGGCTGATGTTCATGTCCAGATAGAGAGGGGCCGCTTCAAGAGCGGTTATCCTGTAATCTTTGATCGCAAAGCTGCGTCCCGTGAGTGTTTTGTGCAACAAGGTCTCGAACGGGATGCTTTCATACGGCTGGAGATTGTCAGGGAAGAGCGTGAAGAACGGGCAGTTGAGGATGTCTTGCTTCGGTCGGCTGAACGTCTTCGCCTGAGCGGTGTTCAACGTTTTGACCCTGAGATCCTTGTCAAGGACCATGAGATTGGTTTTCGTGTTCTCGATGATGTTCTCAAGGTAATCCTTCTGGATCTCTATTTCGCGCTCCAGCCTGCGCTGGTTCTCGAAATGCTTGGCTTTTTCTTCGGCCTTGATCTTTCTTTTATAATTGATGATCGTGGTGCCTGAGGCAACCAGCGTGGTGATGAAGATCGACAGGATCAGGAGTGAGTAGAACCGTCTGCTTTTTTGCATGAGCGCGATGACGTCGGAGTACGGCGCGGACACTACAATGATCCATGATTTTCTTACGATTGGAAACCGGTAAAACGCCGCAAGTTTGTTCTCTCCTCCCGGCGCCTTATAATACCCAAAGGTTTCCGTTTTTTCTTCGATCATCTTTTTCTCGGTAGCGAATGACTTGTGGCACTGGAAGCACGACCGATTGGATTGGTACAGGTTCTTGCCCACCATCTGGGGCTGAGTGGGATGGTAGAGCAACGTTCCATCGGCGTCCATCATCCAGGCATACCCGCGCATACCTGACTTGATCGGCAAAAGATATTTTTGAGTAATGCCATCCATAGAGAGAACGGCAAGAACGACACCTTTGAACTCAGATACGGGGTGATTCGCATCGTGCAGATAAACAGGGGTGGCAACGATGAACACTTGAGTCTCTGGTTTATCTTTATGAACATGGATCAGGTCGGTAATGAGCCGTTCATTGTCGGGCAGGAGGCGGGCTTTTTGAAAATAATCGGTTTGCGACAAGTCCATGCCTTCCTTCCGGGGATACGAGCTATCGTAGAGCACAATCCCGTCTTTGTTAAGCACCTGGATGGTTTCCAATGCTTTGTTCTGTAAACCGATATTGATCGATTCGGCAACTGATCGGCTTCGGGGGCTGAGATGGATACGATCGAGATCCGGTAGTCGGGAGATGACCCGGATGTTCTTGGATACATAGTCGATGAAGCTTTCTATGTTCATGGCAACTTCACGGGCAAGCAGGAGCTGCTGTTGGTTGAACTGTGCCGCCATCTCTTCCTGGAGTGTCTGGTGAAAGAACTGTCCGAGAATGATGATGAGAGAGAGTACGATCAGAAGCGACAGGATGATTACCGCGGGGGAAAGAAGCTCTTTTTGTTTGAGGATGCTGATGACACGTTGAAACATGGAATAATTTACATCGAAAAGCGAGGAAAAGTCAAGCAGTTAAACCCGCATGCAATTGCATGAGCGCTCATCCGGGACATTTATGGAGCCGGGCGAGCAGTTCACTGGGGGTGAAGGGTTTTGCGATGTATTCGTCAGCGCCGACTTCCTTGCCATGCTCTTGCCCGGTTGCCTGACCTTTGTCACTCAGCATGAGGACGAAGGTTTTTTTGAGGTTGGGGTCGTTCTTGATGGTGCGGCAGACATCATAGCCGCTTATCTTCGGCATCATGACATCGAGGATCAGGATATCGGGAGAGAACTCCCGCACTTTGCTGAGCGCTTCTGCGCCGTCTTTCGCCGTCCACAAGGTATGTCCCTGGTCCTCGAGGATGATACAG
Above is a genomic segment from Nitrospirota bacterium containing:
- a CDS encoding ATP-binding protein; this encodes MFQRVISILKQKELLSPAVIILSLLIVLSLIIILGQFFHQTLQEEMAAQFNQQQLLLAREVAMNIESFIDYVSKNIRVISRLPDLDRIHLSPRSRSVAESINIGLQNKALETIQVLNKDGIVLYDSSYPRKEGMDLSQTDYFQKARLLPDNERLITDLIHVHKDKPETQVFIVATPVYLHDANHPVSEFKGVVLAVLSMDGITQKYLLPIKSGMRGYAWMMDADGTLLYHPTQPQMVGKNLYQSNRSCFQCHKSFATEKKMIEEKTETFGYYKAPGGENKLAAFYRFPIVRKSWIIVVSAPYSDVIALMQKSRRFYSLLILSIFITTLVASGTTIINYKRKIKAEEKAKHFENQRRLEREIEIQKDYLENIIENTKTNLMVLDKDLRVKTLNTAQAKTFSRPKQDILNCPFFTLFPDNLQPYESIPFETLLHKTLTGRSFAIKDYRITALEAAPLYLDMNISPLIIENTISGILISSNNVTKRVHLEEALKQYTVELEDKVDKGTATAKKLEQQVMHSEKLASLGRLAAGVAHEIGNPLTSISTFAQLLREMATDEFSQKSLDIINNHIQRITDIVRHMSTFARADSLKIRPVQLNDVLQSTLDLMRLDKRMKNTIEILSFFDPSLPQTMIDEGQVSQVFMNIILNALDAMPEGGKLTVTTRQERNESGTNSIVIELADTGIGIAGQDLEKIFDPFYTTKEVGTGTGLGLSLSYNIVKRFKGDIRVDSEVGRGTIFTITLPIDQG
- a CDS encoding response regulator, producing MKQKKILIADDNEGIREALCIILEDQGHTLWTAKDGAEALSKVREFSPDILILDVMMPKISGYDVCRTIKNDPNLKKTFVLMLSDKGQATGQEHGKEVGADEYIAKPFTPSELLARLHKCPG